The Archocentrus centrarchus isolate MPI-CPG fArcCen1 chromosome 7, fArcCen1, whole genome shotgun sequence genome window below encodes:
- the e2f1 gene encoding transcription factor E2F1 gives MSETLITGQTSEDLLADFETLLNSGSINLGEDHQIVIITSPSNEGLHPAPAPTSTGEILLFATPQGPADVGNQDKRRPALGRPPVKRKLDLDSDHQYVSTTRPSTGQAPLSTPAPPRVPRTTAEKSRYDTSLNLTTKRFLDLLSQSADGVVDLNWASQVLDVQKRRIYDITNVLEGIQLISKKSKNNIQWLGNRIDAALVSRHKELQREVCDLTDAEEQLDELISKCNLQLRLLTEDPQNKKLGYVRCQDLRQSFDSPDQLVMVIRAPPETQMQVSEPSEGYQVSLKSTRGPIDVFLCPEDSSGVCSPVTGGSPSKPSADPSLVPPPTQPTDQSQPKTSTTALEVGLSSPASTSSTATAVSQQDPSSLGLGGDTESLLEGDPFSSLGDLPDFDLSPLSSTDFLNGEGLPLPLDSFINLSPPHSHDYHYGLEDHEGISELFDCDFGDLSQVLGDG, from the exons ATGTCAGAGACTCTGATAACAGGGCAGACATCGGAGGATCTGTTGGCAGACTTTGAGACTTTGCTGAACTCTGGGAGTATCAACTTGGGCGAGGATCACCAGATAGTGATTATCACCAGCCCCAGCAATGAAGGACTCCACCCGGCCCCTGCCCCGACCAGCACGGGGGAAATCCTGCTGTTCGCCACGCCACAGGGCCCGGCGGACGTGGGGAACCAGGACAAGAGGAGACCGGCTCTGGGAAGGCCCCCG gTAAAAAGGAAGTTGGATTTGGACAGTGACCATCAGTATGTCAGCACCACTCGACCTTCCACAGGCCAAGCACCACTTTCTACTCCTGCTCCTCCCAGAG TTCCTCGGACCACAGCAGAGAAGTCTCGGTATGACACTTCTTTGAACCTGACCACTAAGCGCTTCCTCGACCTGCTGTCCCAGTCGGCCGACGGCGTGGTGGATCTAAACTGGGCGTCTCAGGTCCTGGATGTTCAGAAGAGACGCATCTACGACATAACCAATGTCCTGGAGGGGATCCAGCTCATCTCCAAGAAGTCCAAGAACAACATCCAATGGCT TGGTAATCGCATCGATGCGGCTCTGGTTTCCCGCCATAAGGAGCTGCAGAGGGAGGTGTGTGACCTCACAGATGCTGAGGAGCAGCTGGACGAGCTCATTTCCAAATGCAATCTACAGCTCAGATTGCTCACAGAAGACCCACAGAACAAAAA ACTGGGGTATGTGCGCTGCCAGGACTTGAGACAGTCATTCGATTCCCCCGACCAGCTGGTCATGGTGATCCGAGCTCCACCAGAGACTCAGATGCAAGTTTCAGAGCCCTCTGAG GGTTACCAGGTGTCGCTGAAGAGCACACGAGGTCCGATCGACGTCTTCCTCTGTCCAGAAGACAGCTCCGGCGTGTGCAGCCCCGTGACCGGAGGCAGTCCCTCCAAACCCAGTGCTGACCCCTCCCTCGTTCCACCTCCCACAcaacccactgaccaatcacaACCCAAAACCAGCACGACAGCCCTCGAAGTGGGCTTATCATCGCCAGCATCCACGTCATCCACTGCAACAGCAGTCTCGCAGCAGGACCCCTCATCACTAGGGTTAGGTGGTGACACAG AATCCCTCCTGGAAGGCGATCCGTTCTCCAGCCTTGGGGACCTACCTGATTTTGACCTCTCACCTCTCTCCTCCACGGACTTCCTGAACGGAGAGGGCCTCCCTCTCCCATTGGACAGTTTCATCAACCTGTCCCCCCCTCACAGTCACGACTACCACTATGGACTCGAGGATCACGAAGgcatcagcgaactgtttgacTGTGACTTTGGTGACCTGTCACAAGTTTTGGGAGATGGTtag
- the znf341 gene encoding zinc finger protein 341 isoform X2 yields the protein MAQAIFEVLEGMDNQTVLAVQSLLDSQGGVPDPNNQNVSGTQTIQSMDDEDVFLCGKCKKQFNSLPAFMTHKREQCQSSTPSLSTVSLASTNAYTPVPSISAVPQTPGNRQVSTYITVPPSPLTHTLVQGNVLVSDDVLMSAISAFTSIDQPMAAMQTPIQSNLSMHTAGVSYLQHHHHHHHHLHQQQQQPPQQQQPSHPLPAGQPTQQTLTSQVPASHSNSVVQIYSTLPHMAGGGGGGGGAEIHTLGLQPFHPVQVPSQGVESQSFTTPPVYSPGKQGTKTKTCSITTNMTELSDFEKVIVPKRPRSCKKSSDGVTEQLKGKGPKLKCNFCDKIFSKNFDLQQHIRSHTGEKPFQCIVCGRAFAQKSNVKKHMQTHKVWPMSVASTVSRLPITVKVVPVSPSEEEGGGGEQMQQSERDEEGPQQQGCQQTQAEEPTQAEAPRELEERVTEVQADPEGSHVEDVQSNQSQQCLAQTKQIVVIDSSYQCQFCASKFKTYFQLKSHLTQHKGEQVYKCVLKSCSQTFQKLDQFLEHIRTHQEQLTYRCHLCSKVFPSLFELGLHQYSHSLCPQQNARKETTVYRCVKCQSRYSTQEALEQHLLTASHSFPCPHCQKVFPCERYFRRHLPTHGVGGRFKCQICKKAFKTEHYLKLHTRIHSGEKPYKCSLCEATFNRKDKVKRHMLIHEPFKKYKCPFRTHVGCTKEFNRPDKLKAHILSHSGIKPYKCLFCQKAFSRRAHMLEHQQSHTDNYRFRCSACNKGFTRQSYYRDHKCPAAGNEAGAERETGEAEEDEVAGAHVAEEKDGEDEERRSRFTRKAKRSQTGGDDGEEDDSLKGSQQEEEEGEERGDDEGCQAALSISTIKRQAEREEEEEEEEEDVRVNHGGGGLEQISSNDQNCLQQPCL from the exons ATGGCGCAGGCAATATTTGAAGTGCTTGAAG GTATGGACAACCAGACGGTGCTGGCAGTTCAGTCACTGCTGGACAGCCAAGGAGGGGTTcctgatccaaacaaccaaaaCGTTTCTGGGACGCAGACAATCCAGTCTATGG ACGACGAAGACGTGTTCCTGTGTGGGAAGTGTAAGAAACAGTTCAACTCTCTGCCTGCTTTCATGACGCACAAGAGGGAGCAGTGCCAGTCTAGCACCCCTTCCTTGTCCACAGTGTCCTTGGCCTCCACCAATGCGTACACACCTGTCCCGTCGATTAGTGCTGTACCACAGACTCCTGGCAACAGACAG GTGTCCACCTACATCACAGTCCCTCCCTCTCCTTTGACGCACACTCTGGTCCAAGGCAACGTGCTTGTCAGCGACGACGTCCTCATGTCAGCTATCTCAGCCTTTACCTCCATCGACCAGCCCATGGCCGCCATGCAGACTCCCATACAG AGTAACCTGAGCATGCACACAGCTGGTGTGTCCTACCTGcagcaccatcaccaccaccaccatcatcttcatcaacagcagcagcagcctccacagcagcagcagccctccCATCCCCTGCCAGCTGGACAGCCCACCCAGCAGACACTCACTTCCCAGGTCCCGGCGAGCCACAGCAACTCAGTGGTGCAGATCTACAGCACTCTGCCCCACATGGCCggaggtgggggtggtggtggtggagctgAGATCCACACCCTGGGTCTGCAACCTTTCCATCCCGTGCAA GTGCCCAGTCAGGGTGTGGAGAGTCAATCATTCACAACCCCACCTGTGTACAGCCCCGGGAAGCAgggcacaaaaacaaagacctgCAGCATCACCACCAACATGACGGAGCTGAGTGACTTTGAAAAGGTTATTGTTCCCAAACGCCCGAGGAGTTGTAAAAAAAGCTCTGATGGAGTCACAG agcagctgaaggGAAAAGGTCCGAAGCTCAAGTGTAACTTCTGCGACAAAATCTTCTCGAAAAACTTTGATCTTCAGCAGCACATTAGGAG CCACACGGGAGAGAAACCGTTTCAGTGTATCGTCTGCGGTCGAGCTTTTGCCCAGAAGTCCAATGTGAAGaagcacatgcagacacacaag GTGTGGCCTATGAGTGTGGCCAGCACGGTGTCTAGACTCCCAATCACAGTCAAGGTGGTGCCAGTGTCCCCCAGTGAGGAAGAAGGAGGTGGGGGGGAGCAGATGCAGCAGAGTGAAAGGGATGAGGAGGGGCCACAGCAGCAGGGCTGTCAGCAAACACAAGCAGAAGAGCCGACGCAAGCAG AAGCACCCAGGGAGTTGGAGGAGAGAGTGACTGAGGTCCAGGCTGATCCAGAGGGCAGCCACGTGGAGGATGTGCAGTCCAACCAGAGCCAGCAGTGTCTGGCTCAGACCAAACAGATCGTTGTGATAGACAGCTCGTACCAGTGCCAGTTCTGCGCCAGCAAGTTCAAGACCTACTTCCAGCTCAAGTCCCACCTGACCCAACACAAGGGGGAGCAG GTTTATAAGTGTGTGTTAAAGTCCTGCTCCCAGACCTTCCAGAAGCTGGATCAGTTTCTGGAACACATCCGGACACACCAGGAGCAGCTGACCTACCGCtgccacctgtgcagcaagGTGTTCCCCTCGCTCTTTGAACTGGGACTCCACCAGTACTCCCACTCCCTCTGCCCACAGCAGAACGCACGCAAGGAAACCACGGTGTACAG atgcGTGAAATGTCAAAGCCGATATTCTACCCAGGAGGCGCTAGAACAACATCTGCTAACTGCATCGCACAGCTTTCCCTGCCCACACTGTCAAAAG GTTTTCCCATGTGAAAGATACTTCAGACGCCACCTCCCCACTCACGGTGTTGGCGGGAGATTCAAGTGTCAGATCTGCAAGAAGGCCTTCAAGACGGAGCACTACCTCAAACTGCACACACGGATTCACTCAG GTGAAAAGCCATACAAATGTTCCCTCTGTGAGGCGACGTTCAACAGGAAAGACAAAGTGAAGCGACACATGCTCATTCATGAACCCTTTAAGAAATACAAGTGTCCCTTCAG GACACATGTAGGTTGCACCAAAGAATTTAACAGACCAGACAAACTGAAGGCCCACATCCTGTCACACTCTG GTATCAAGCCCTAcaagtgtctgttttgtcagaaAGCATTCAGCCGCAGGGCTCACATGCTCGAACATCAGCAGTCCCACACAGATAACTACCGCTTCCGTTGCTCCGCTTGCAACAAGGGCTTCACCAGGCAGAGCTATTACAGAGATCACAAGTGTCCCGCTGCAGGAAACGAGGCAGGAGCAGAAAGAGAAACGGGAGAAGCAGAGGAAGACGAGGTCGCCGGAGCGCACGTGGCCGAGGAGAAGGACGGAGAGGACGAGGAGAGAAGGAGCAGGTTCACGAGGAAAGCAAAAAGGTCGCAGACAGGGGGAGACGATGgggaggaggacgacagcttgAAGGGCAGccaacaggaggaggaagagggagaggagaggggggatGATGAGGGCTGTCAGGCTGCACTGTCCATCAGCACCATTAAaagacaggcagagagagaagaggaggaggaggaggaggaggaggatgtcaGGGTGAATCATGGCGGTGGGGGACTGGAGCAGATTTCAAGCAATGACCAAAACTGTTTGCAGCAGCCATGTTTGTAG
- the znf341 gene encoding zinc finger protein 341 isoform X1, translating to MAQAIFEVLEGMDNQTVLAVQSLLDSQGGVPDPNNQNVSGTQTIQSMDDEDVFLCGKCKKQFNSLPAFMTHKREQCQSSTPSLSTVSLASTNAYTPVPSISAVPQTPGNRQVSTYITVPPSPLTHTLVQGNVLVSDDVLMSAISAFTSIDQPMAAMQTPIQSNLSMHTAGVSYLQHHHHHHHHLHQQQQQPPQQQQPSHPLPAGQPTQQTLTSQVPASHSNSVVQIYSTLPHMAGGGGGGGGAEIHTLGLQPFHPVQVPSQGVESQSFTTPPVYSPGKQGTKTKTCSITTNMTELSDFEKVIVPKRPRSCKKSSDGVTAEQLKGKGPKLKCNFCDKIFSKNFDLQQHIRSHTGEKPFQCIVCGRAFAQKSNVKKHMQTHKVWPMSVASTVSRLPITVKVVPVSPSEEEGGGGEQMQQSERDEEGPQQQGCQQTQAEEPTQAEAPRELEERVTEVQADPEGSHVEDVQSNQSQQCLAQTKQIVVIDSSYQCQFCASKFKTYFQLKSHLTQHKGEQVYKCVLKSCSQTFQKLDQFLEHIRTHQEQLTYRCHLCSKVFPSLFELGLHQYSHSLCPQQNARKETTVYRCVKCQSRYSTQEALEQHLLTASHSFPCPHCQKVFPCERYFRRHLPTHGVGGRFKCQICKKAFKTEHYLKLHTRIHSGEKPYKCSLCEATFNRKDKVKRHMLIHEPFKKYKCPFRTHVGCTKEFNRPDKLKAHILSHSGIKPYKCLFCQKAFSRRAHMLEHQQSHTDNYRFRCSACNKGFTRQSYYRDHKCPAAGNEAGAERETGEAEEDEVAGAHVAEEKDGEDEERRSRFTRKAKRSQTGGDDGEEDDSLKGSQQEEEEGEERGDDEGCQAALSISTIKRQAEREEEEEEEEEDVRVNHGGGGLEQISSNDQNCLQQPCL from the exons ATGGCGCAGGCAATATTTGAAGTGCTTGAAG GTATGGACAACCAGACGGTGCTGGCAGTTCAGTCACTGCTGGACAGCCAAGGAGGGGTTcctgatccaaacaaccaaaaCGTTTCTGGGACGCAGACAATCCAGTCTATGG ACGACGAAGACGTGTTCCTGTGTGGGAAGTGTAAGAAACAGTTCAACTCTCTGCCTGCTTTCATGACGCACAAGAGGGAGCAGTGCCAGTCTAGCACCCCTTCCTTGTCCACAGTGTCCTTGGCCTCCACCAATGCGTACACACCTGTCCCGTCGATTAGTGCTGTACCACAGACTCCTGGCAACAGACAG GTGTCCACCTACATCACAGTCCCTCCCTCTCCTTTGACGCACACTCTGGTCCAAGGCAACGTGCTTGTCAGCGACGACGTCCTCATGTCAGCTATCTCAGCCTTTACCTCCATCGACCAGCCCATGGCCGCCATGCAGACTCCCATACAG AGTAACCTGAGCATGCACACAGCTGGTGTGTCCTACCTGcagcaccatcaccaccaccaccatcatcttcatcaacagcagcagcagcctccacagcagcagcagccctccCATCCCCTGCCAGCTGGACAGCCCACCCAGCAGACACTCACTTCCCAGGTCCCGGCGAGCCACAGCAACTCAGTGGTGCAGATCTACAGCACTCTGCCCCACATGGCCggaggtgggggtggtggtggtggagctgAGATCCACACCCTGGGTCTGCAACCTTTCCATCCCGTGCAA GTGCCCAGTCAGGGTGTGGAGAGTCAATCATTCACAACCCCACCTGTGTACAGCCCCGGGAAGCAgggcacaaaaacaaagacctgCAGCATCACCACCAACATGACGGAGCTGAGTGACTTTGAAAAGGTTATTGTTCCCAAACGCCCGAGGAGTTGTAAAAAAAGCTCTGATGGAGTCACAG cagagcagctgaaggGAAAAGGTCCGAAGCTCAAGTGTAACTTCTGCGACAAAATCTTCTCGAAAAACTTTGATCTTCAGCAGCACATTAGGAG CCACACGGGAGAGAAACCGTTTCAGTGTATCGTCTGCGGTCGAGCTTTTGCCCAGAAGTCCAATGTGAAGaagcacatgcagacacacaag GTGTGGCCTATGAGTGTGGCCAGCACGGTGTCTAGACTCCCAATCACAGTCAAGGTGGTGCCAGTGTCCCCCAGTGAGGAAGAAGGAGGTGGGGGGGAGCAGATGCAGCAGAGTGAAAGGGATGAGGAGGGGCCACAGCAGCAGGGCTGTCAGCAAACACAAGCAGAAGAGCCGACGCAAGCAG AAGCACCCAGGGAGTTGGAGGAGAGAGTGACTGAGGTCCAGGCTGATCCAGAGGGCAGCCACGTGGAGGATGTGCAGTCCAACCAGAGCCAGCAGTGTCTGGCTCAGACCAAACAGATCGTTGTGATAGACAGCTCGTACCAGTGCCAGTTCTGCGCCAGCAAGTTCAAGACCTACTTCCAGCTCAAGTCCCACCTGACCCAACACAAGGGGGAGCAG GTTTATAAGTGTGTGTTAAAGTCCTGCTCCCAGACCTTCCAGAAGCTGGATCAGTTTCTGGAACACATCCGGACACACCAGGAGCAGCTGACCTACCGCtgccacctgtgcagcaagGTGTTCCCCTCGCTCTTTGAACTGGGACTCCACCAGTACTCCCACTCCCTCTGCCCACAGCAGAACGCACGCAAGGAAACCACGGTGTACAG atgcGTGAAATGTCAAAGCCGATATTCTACCCAGGAGGCGCTAGAACAACATCTGCTAACTGCATCGCACAGCTTTCCCTGCCCACACTGTCAAAAG GTTTTCCCATGTGAAAGATACTTCAGACGCCACCTCCCCACTCACGGTGTTGGCGGGAGATTCAAGTGTCAGATCTGCAAGAAGGCCTTCAAGACGGAGCACTACCTCAAACTGCACACACGGATTCACTCAG GTGAAAAGCCATACAAATGTTCCCTCTGTGAGGCGACGTTCAACAGGAAAGACAAAGTGAAGCGACACATGCTCATTCATGAACCCTTTAAGAAATACAAGTGTCCCTTCAG GACACATGTAGGTTGCACCAAAGAATTTAACAGACCAGACAAACTGAAGGCCCACATCCTGTCACACTCTG GTATCAAGCCCTAcaagtgtctgttttgtcagaaAGCATTCAGCCGCAGGGCTCACATGCTCGAACATCAGCAGTCCCACACAGATAACTACCGCTTCCGTTGCTCCGCTTGCAACAAGGGCTTCACCAGGCAGAGCTATTACAGAGATCACAAGTGTCCCGCTGCAGGAAACGAGGCAGGAGCAGAAAGAGAAACGGGAGAAGCAGAGGAAGACGAGGTCGCCGGAGCGCACGTGGCCGAGGAGAAGGACGGAGAGGACGAGGAGAGAAGGAGCAGGTTCACGAGGAAAGCAAAAAGGTCGCAGACAGGGGGAGACGATGgggaggaggacgacagcttgAAGGGCAGccaacaggaggaggaagagggagaggagaggggggatGATGAGGGCTGTCAGGCTGCACTGTCCATCAGCACCATTAAaagacaggcagagagagaagaggaggaggaggaggaggaggaggatgtcaGGGTGAATCATGGCGGTGGGGGACTGGAGCAGATTTCAAGCAATGACCAAAACTGTTTGCAGCAGCCATGTTTGTAG